The genomic interval TGACTAGTAATCTTCTGACAAGCGGATGGGCTAGATCTAAATTGACCCCCCCATCCCCGCTGTAATCTAACTAAATGCTAACCTAGAGGCAACGTATAATGATGTGATGGATAAATACAACCTCCTTTCCTATTAGAAGACGAATTGCTTTCTAATAACCATtgttgtgcccccccccccccacagaccACCAGCCACTCGGGTCAACGACAAAGTGATGATTCCACAGGACGAGTATCCGGAGATTAACTTTGTGGGCCTGCTGATTGGGCCACGGTGAGTCATCAGCTTTGGTTGTGTTACGGACCCACGTGATGGGTCTAACGTCCCCATGTGTTGTGGGTCTGTGTTTATTCACTGTGATTTACAACGTCagcaatgttgtgtgtgtgcttgcagtGGCAATACCCTGAAGAACATAGAGAAGGAGTGCTGTGCTAAGATCATGATCCGCGGCAAGGGCTCGGTGAAGGAGGGAAAAGTGGGCCGTAAAGACGGCCAGATGTTGCCAGGAGAGGACGAGCCGCTGCACGCCCTGGTCACCGCCAACACCATGGAGAACGTCAAGAAGGCCGTTGAACAGGTTTGGTCGCCAGAATCAAATTTCCTACATGACCACGATAATCTGTTGTGTTAGCTAGCTTGGGTAGCCTCGGTGTGCTGACGCGGTGCAGCGGACGCGCTAGCCTCTGTGGCTTTAATAGAGGCCTAGCATTCACTGGGATATCTGGACTTCGTGTTGAATCCTTGCTAGTGACAGTTTtgcatacttaaaaaaaaaaaaagtgtggttAGCTGTGTAGCTCGCTTGGTAGAACGCGGGACTTGCAGTGCCAGAAGTTGTGGGGTCGATTCCCATGGGGGACCAGGTCGGAAATATATGCACTCACTGCTGTAAGTCGCTGTGGATAAGGGTGTTAGCTAAATGACactgtttaaaacatttaatatgctGGTCTACTGGAAGCTATAACCTGTAAACTGGCGCAGCAGTTGCTGATATGGGACAAACTTCACAGCGCTGAAACAAGACCATAACTGTCTTAATGTGTTATCGATGGCAAATAACAGGAAGTGATTGGCACTAATATGAATAGTTCCTGTCactaaaacaatgcattttcagGGCTCATATCACGCTTGACCAACATGAGATGGAAAATCAAAACCGCTCTAAAACATACCTAAGTCAAGAaagtgtgtgtacatatatatattatactttttatttGCCAACGCGTGACCGTTTTCCCCACTGCGGTGTCCTCCGTAGATCCGTAACATCCTGAAGCAGGGCATCGAGACCCCCGAAGACCAGAACGACCTGAGGAAGATGCAGCTCCGAGAGCTGGCCAGGCTCAACGGGACCCTGAGGGAGGACGACAACCGGTCAGTCAACCGGGATTTTGGAATGACAACTTTCCTCGTGACATGGCTTGtgctttaaccccccccccccccccccccgttgttCCCCCAGGATTCTGCGTCCGTGGCAGAGCACCGAGCCCCGCAGCgtcaccaacaccaccctgtGTACAAAGTGTGGTGGAGCTGGACACATCTCCTCCGACTGCAAGTTTACCAGGTACCCCGACCAGTCGCTTGAAGGGTTTTTAGTTACTCTGATATGTAAGGTTATTGTTGTGGGGAACCCCAGGTGGTGTTTTAGTTACTCGGATATGTAAGGTTATTGTTGTGGGGAACCCCAGGTGGTGTTTTAGTTAGCCTGATTTAAGGCTATGATAGTTCAGAGGTTTAATGGACTTTTGATCAATGgattttagaaataaaaaagaGATTTTCTTTCTTAAATTGTGATATATATGATCTCATTTATTATAGCCTCATTTAAGACACTCTTATAAAAGCATCGGGAAAGAAgttttatgtacatttaaacaaGAGATTTAAAGATGTACTGATTACTGCAATAAGCACGCGGTTCTGCCCTCGACTTCCTCTGTAAATGGTGCAAATATCCTGGCCTATTCATTGTTGTAGGGGGTAGGTTTACTGCAGTTGCAAGACAGGACTTGCACCACCACAGAGTATGTAAAACCAAACCGTTACGAGACATGGCAGGCCCACAAATTGTAATCTATTctaatctgttttgaaattatggTGTACTATGGTATAACTACATTGCCTCATAGCAGCCATGCGAAACAGGACCTCTGAGCGGTCTATGGATGTGAAACGTTAGGAGAAATTGTCCATTTGTCCCTACACTGAGGACCCTGAGCAGTGGGCCCAGTGATCCTAACTCAGACGGCCATGTAAATAAGCGGCAACATTAAGACGGTAGCCTCCAAACGTGGCCTCTGGTCAAATAAAGCTTGACTGGAACCATGTAAAGGAGTTCcttcctcctccagctcctttGCGGCACCCCGAGCCGGCGAGCCCCCCCAGTCTGCCCAGGACAAGGCCCGCATGGACAAGGAGTACCTGTCTCTCATGGCGGAGCTGGGCGAGGCCCCGGTGCCCTCCCCTGGCGGTGGTGGCGGACACTCCAACAACCAGAACAACAGCCACAACCGAggcagcaacaacagcagcagcaaccAGCCACCGCCGGTGAGTACCGACCAGTAATGCCAGGGTTCTCCCGTCATAATGGGTCTAAGCGCTTCGGCCAGGCTTGCAGTTGACGTGTATATCTGTTTCTGCAGCAGAGCCGCCCCCCCTGGATGAACTCCGGCCAGTCGGAGAACCGGAGCTACCACGGCATGCACGGCGGTCACGGCAACCAGGGCGGTCACGGCAACCACGGGGGCCACCACAGCTTCCCGCCCCCCATGCCCAACATGGGCGGCCATCCGATGCCCCCTAACAACGGGATGCCGCCCCCGTGGATGCAGCCGCCACCCCCCATGGGCCAGGGTCACGGGCACCATATGGGTGAGTGCCATGCTCGTGCCCGGCTGTGTCGTCGCCGCGGGGCGTCTCGCCGTCTGTCTGCTCGCATTGAGCACGGTGGTTTGTGCCATTTCAAATGTTCTCTGCTGTTTCATCTCCAGGTCTGCTGCCCCCCCCCATGGGCATGATGCCGCCGCCGCCCCCGCCCCCTAACAACCAGCCGCCGCCGCCCCCCTCCGGCCCCCTGCCTCCATGGCAACAGCAGGCCCCTCCGCCCCCTCCCACCAGTAGCATGGCCTCTAGTGCACCGCTGCCATGGCAACAGAGTAAGAACACGATCTGCAGTTTGGGGGGGTTCTTTTCCACTGCTTTGTTTAAGCCGCGTCTCCTGACTTCTCCGTGTGGCTGTCGGGGACTTCCCCACAAGGCATGCGTGGTTGAGTGCTGACGCTCCTAGCTACCACTGTAATGCCTCTTCTTCATGGGATTTCTAACGTTCAGTAAGAGCTGTGTTCTGGTCCGTGCCATTAACCAGTGTGGTTCCCTCCCCAGATACCACCACCACGTCCAGCCCTGGCACTGGTAACCTGCCCCCCTGGCAGCAGCCCCAGCAGTCCGCCTCCTCGGCCGCCCAGCCCCCTCCGCCCATGGGCAACCCATCTATGGTTCCTCCTCCACCCGGGGTCCAACCGCCTCTGCCCCCGGGCGctccacccccccctcctcccccgccCCCCGGCTCGGCTGGCATGATGTACGCCCCGCCGCCGCCCCCTCCGCCCATGGACCCCTCCAACTTTGTCACCATGATGGGAATGGGGGTGCCCGGCATGCCCCCGTACGGCATGCCCCCGGCGCCGCCGCCTCCCCCTCCGCAGAATTAGCTGCGCCTGTGTCCACCGGTCTCCACCACAGAGCGCTCCCGGATGTTCCCCAGCACCAAGGATTCAGAGCACAATGTTCACTACCAGCTGCCCGAGGGACTGAGATGCCGCTCTACCCAGAGCGTGTCGTCTTTAGTTCAGTGAAATTGACCGGACTCATACTTTACTCTTCACAGCTGCAGTGCAGAGAAACTCCTCAAAATGGAAAAGGTGGTTTGGTTGAATTTGTAAATTTGCTTAActtaatttttcagtttttttgttttttttaattaccccccccccccctttttacaTAGAGCCTGGTAAGTGTTCTATCTGTTTGTTAGGATACAATTGTTGATTTATAACTAATTTCACACTTACACTTACCCATCTGTGTGATTTCTTCACTTAAGATTATCCATTTTATAGGCATGACAGTCCGATGGACTTGAGTTTCATTCCTCGTCATGTTCCATTCGCTTGCTGTCCTCACTGAACCgcaatatttttgtaaacaaacCCAATGTGGAGCGTAATCACTCAGATTGTTGGACGTCCTCTCTCCTCAATTCAATTGTCAGgaaatgacatttttgtttttctattcagGGGAAAACaagttgtgtgtttgattaaTTGCATTTCAGCCCTTTCTCTTGAgcacccaccccacccccagaTGCTAATTTTAAGGATAGATCAAGATAAATCCTTTGTATTCTTTGTACCCTACAGCCGGTTGGTTAGCTTAAGCGATACCCTTAAACTTGAGGAAGCCTGCTTTGATGCGTGTTCTTTCCAAAGCCCTCCAACCATCCATGCTTTGTGTGCAGTGGTTACATTGCTCCAGCAACATCGCAACAGCCCCTGTTTTTGTTCCCTTCAGTTGCTTGTGTTAatgagaaaggaaaaaaaaaaacaatgttagaCGTTATACAATTGTATTTTTACTCTATTTTTGGAATTGGTTTGTCAGCCTTATGTTTTGGGTCTAGCCTGAATGAGTAGCCCATGCAATGTTGCTTGATTGTAATTAAACTAATCATCTTTAATTTTGCTGGGTTtctttttcttccatttgctcTCGGAGGAATACAGTTTCCTTAGACAGTTGTTTTACCTTCCAAACACCTCGGTGTATGAAGCTGCTTTCTGTGAAGACTGACGAAACAGATCAGTGGTCCTGCATCTGggagttttcagttttttctcacacactcacatgcacttTGACTTTTAATTTAAAGTCCAGTGTAATAGTCATTAAATATCCCACACCCTAGTCTTGAACATGCTGCCGAATTAAGACTTGACTCTGAGCTATGACGAGACTAAACCAGTCTGAGAAGCGAGACTTGTCCTGGTAATGGTGATAAAGACTACTGCCATTATCAATCCCTCTGTCAGTTTCCTCTGAGAGGGATTTCATAAAAGCTATTGGGTGCGGTTGACTTGTTTCTGCTGAAGAAACCGACGGAAGACATGATGCTGTGAGTGGTGCTAATGCACCAAGTTTGATGTTTTCCTGCGAGAAAGCTCAGGTCAACATGGCAGTGTTACCACAATGTTTATAAAGTCCTCAATTAAGGTGTAACGTTCTTGCAAACACAAATTGTGTGTACGTTTTGTAAGTGATTTGTGTAGGCTAAGGTGATATGTGGATCGTGACAGATTATTTTGGTTTTAGTCGTAACTTGGACCATGTTCAAATGGGTTTGTTGGACACTGgtgtaggtttgtattgtatattggaGGGGGTCAGGGTCagtggatcccaggattttcacacTCTTCCAGCTGGGTCACATTGACTTGTCTAATATTGGGGGGTTGTGGGGCGGGGTCGTGATCCCTCCACACCCCCCCCAATTCTAAACCCCTCCGTGGACAAGATCTACAATGCAGGTGGACTTGAGGAGTAACTGCATAAACATTAAGTTAACTACATCTCAAATGTCAATGTTTGATCAAATATATTATCAGTTCAAGCACAATTTAAATTGATTAATGCAACGCACTTTGAAAATTACTGGGAAATCGTCAAGTTACACTTCAACTTGCCCACTGTGTGTGATAACTTTTACTATGTGAGTAATGAAATGAGTCAGCATAGACAGGCTTGCTTGCAGcatttttgtgtgggtgtgtgaatgtgatattCCAACAAATGATAATTTGCTGTTTTACAATATAATGTCTCGTGTCTGGGTCCTCTGCTACCATTCACTGGCATGGCGTCAGTCAGTCCATCCATAAGCTGCTGGCAGTTCATAGatgtttcactttttccatGTTTAGTAATGCTTTTCCATGTTTAAGTTCCTTCCATCAGGAGAGGAAAAAGTTACTTCCTTAATAGTGCGAGGTCGGCTGAGTCCTCAGTTATTTGTGAGCCTGTTCAGTGTATTCAGGCCTCAACTCTACAACACTGTCTGACCATTTAACATTGAGAATGGACTCCACGCTAGGCTATAGTGTTGCATTGATCAAATATCAAcctttgtgtgttatttttctcaataacaatctgaaccaaatagaaatGTTATAACATTTTCTGATAGGATATCATGCCAGCTGACAGCCGATAGGCTCAGTGGGTCTCCTCCACTGCCAGTGACGTTTGCTGATATCGGGGTTTGTGGCTACGACGTCAGGTTTACGTTGGGGTATGAGCAAATCAGAAGGTTTCTGCAGTTAGCTATTCTGCTATACCGCAAATAAACTGAAGCTCAATTAAATATTGTAATGAAGGGCACATGCGCAGAACGTAACCTATACAAGCCGGAAACAGCCGTCTTGGGCGTTATGCAAACAGAACGTTAACTTTAGTTACAGTTAAACTCGGCTAGCTATGTATCGTTAGATAAATGTATGGTGAcagtatcaattaaaataaGTACATGTTCTGACACTTGACAACGTATTATTCACCTACTTACTAGTAAATATTGCATCCTGATACATTATCACGAAGGTCACTTCAATAGCAATAGAGCTCTGTAAGACACGCCCACTAGCGGCTTTCTCGATTCTCTTCATTTGGTTGCGTTGGGTTTTCTATAACAGGACAGGACCAAGCCATTACCAGTACTTTGTAGAGACCGAGTGAGTCGGACAGGCAGTAAACTGTTGCGATCACTCATTATCCTCGTTCGACATCTAAAGAAGCTCTAGAAATCATTATTTAgcaagatgcccaagccactgACCGACCAGGAGAAGAGGAAGCAGATATCCGTGCGAGGGCTTGCAGGAGTGGAAAATGTTTCGGACCTAAAAACCAATTTCAATCGCCACCTCCACTTCACGCTGGTGAAGGACCGGAATGTGGCAACCAAGCGGGACTACTACTTCGCCCTGGCCAACACCGTCCGCGACCATCTGGTGGGCAGATGGATCAGGACGCAGCAGCACTACTATGAGAAGGACCCCAAAGTAAGCAAACAGCCGGGTTGCCGCAGTGCACCATCGAACGCTTGTCGGCACGTACGCCACTATCTCTGCCTTGGTGAAGTGATGGCTTCTCATGGCATTATCACTGCGCAGAATGTGAACGGATGCGCTTCACACGCTAGGCCTcgttgcaaaaaaaatatataactattTATACCATACCTATAAAATGCAGGGGACTGTTGCATATCTATTTAATCCACTATGTTGAGAAAATGAAATGCCCTCCAAAGCCCCTTGCGATTTACATAACCATGTTACGCATATCTTGATGGGAACAAATCCTTTATCCtatatataatttttctgaTGCTGTATGGATACCTCAAATGGGTATAGGAAATTGAGTATTTGGAAAAAGTGACAAGTACTGGCTAGAAAATGTTGTGCAATTTTGGGACTGGTAGAATGAAACTTATGCCACCCTAGATAGTTAGTAAAAATTTCCATATCAAGTATAGGAGCTGGAAGTCACCAATCCAGCCCAAATGTTTACTTAGAAGTCAAAATACTGTCAAGTAAAGTTATAATTAGTTCAAATATGTTGCAGATGGAGTTCAGCTGTTGGATTGAACATCCTCTATGAAACGCCAACATCTATTATATAATATCAACAGCCGACAGAAATGTAGCTATTAATTCATTGAACCAGAACGCAGTCGTTAGTGGTTAGTATTGTGTAGGTCAAAATTTGCACCTTTTGTTTATTGAGCTGTTCCCAGAGGAACATTAAACGTTGCAGTATCGGATTCCCATCTGATTCCGGGAGGGGACCTGTGGCTTGGTAGGATGCCAATGGCTACAGGGGTTCCTAAACTTCTTTCGGGCCTATACTCCTTTTATACTCTCCAAAAGCAAGGccatataattaaaatgtttgccaaatGTACTTGTTTGTTGACAGATATGTAatgctatttaaatatgaaGGAAGGTGGGTTTGAATAATAATCAGGAAGTTTTGAGAAGCTCAGTACTTTGGGGGGTCCTTTGGAGCTTGGTAGAGCATTGCCCTTGCAACGCCAGGGTTCTGGGGATGATTCTAACGTAGGGTAGTATGAAAATATACTACTGGAAGTCCCTCTGGATGAAAACCATACCTacatgacttaaatgtaaagtgTATCTGACGATCATCAGTCTGTAGGATATTCATTAGTCACTTTAGTTTCTGTGCTCCTAAGTTTAAATTCCAGGTTTCAAAGCCAGGTTTCAGGACTTATATGAGTAAAGTAAGTGTACATAAgagccccccccaccaccaccacacatcgGGTTGCCCAAAAAGTGTtgccaaaataatttattattcttttaaatagtttttgttgAATTGCACATGGAAAGGTTGAAAACCTGCCCTCACTTGCGTAACTTCCTCAAGGGCAGAATGCACATCTCGAAATTTGAATAGTTATTACTAAATGTCACTGTTTATGTTGATATTATgatttcattaaataatacatataGAGAACAAAACGTTAAATGTGAGTTCATCGCAGGGCATGTTTATTGTTGAACAGTATCACATTAAGCACTAATGGAATGAGACGTTTTCTGTGGCCGAAGGCTGTTAGAGTTTTTATtgccaacaaacacacacaaaacctttGTATTGTTGGTTGTTATTATGGGTCaaacaatacacaaacacagtttgTCTGTGAATTAAATCCCTTGGTTTGTTTTCTTTGACACATCTCAGATAAAGTTAACTTGGGTCAAGtagtgtgcatgtctgtgttctACTCAAAGAAACTACTTTGAGAACAGATGTAGTAATTCATAGGTGTACACATCGCTGCATCCAATTGACTATTTCTAACCAAAAACAATCCAACAAGGATCCAGAAGTTCTAGAAGCTTCTGCTCATTAGTACTACCATAGAGATACAGTATTTACACAATGAGACTTATTCGCCCAAAGGTTGAGCTACAACAAACAATTGATAATGCACATTTGCAAAGACCCACCTCTTAATCCGTTTGAACTAAAAGTCATGAAATTTTGCATACATGCTCAGGGATAAGTCCCCCATACCCAC from Esox lucius isolate fEsoLuc1 chromosome 24, fEsoLuc1.pri, whole genome shotgun sequence carries:
- the sf1 gene encoding splicing factor 1, coding for MATGANATPLGKLHPSIGAKRGFEAGPGAGLMPPPGPPVSFPSIANFQPPMPNVSFPQAHPVFNAVASFSTSPQPPQGVGMQSQSDFGQKKSRKRSRWSSETPDQKTIIPGMPTVIPPGLTRDQERAYIVQLQIEDLTRKLRTGDLGIPVNPEDRSPSPEPIYNSEGKRLNTREYRTRKKIEEERHSLITEMVGLNPEFKPPADYKPPATRVNDKVMIPQDEYPEINFVGLLIGPRGNTLKNIEKECCAKIMIRGKGSVKEGKVGRKDGQMLPGEDEPLHALVTANTMENVKKAVEQIRNILKQGIETPEDQNDLRKMQLRELARLNGTLREDDNRILRPWQSTEPRSVTNTTLCTKCGGAGHISSDCKFTSSFAAPRAGEPPQSAQDKARMDKEYLSLMAELGEAPVPSPGGGGGHSNNQNNSHNRGSNNSSSNQPPPQSRPPWMNSGQSENRSYHGMHGGHGNQGGHGNHGGHHSFPPPMPNMGGHPMPPNNGMPPPWMQPPPPMGQGHGHHMGLLPPPMGMMPPPPPPPNNQPPPPPSGPLPPWQQQAPPPPPTSSMASSAPLPWQQNTTTTSSPGTGNLPPWQQPQQSASSAAQPPPPMGNPSMVPPPPGVQPPLPPGAPPPPPPPPPGSAGMMYAPPPPPPPMDPSNFVTMMGMGVPGMPPYGMPPAPPPPPPQN